In a single window of the Luteibacter rhizovicinus DSM 16549 genome:
- a CDS encoding helix-turn-helix domain-containing protein: MDPQTEASTDEAGRVLINHVSADPGFGARLRAAREARGYTVEACGQALRLPTRLIRQLEAGEYGGIDYQVYLAGYLTKYGRYVGVDEDAIQVELARMTPRQPDLVVTGGVSHSRYLLERYVTAATYVVLTAVIVVPMVWLGVRGTLDRDMARLAPLDAAPVAQQDAPAPASSSALVATTESKPAPAPETHTEDQQPLLASMAMFPPLDHSASKAPLASAAAPSPAAEAANGVGAHGLTLSLPSASWVEVTASDGSRLEYGILPAGTQKSYRSDKTLDVRIGNAAGAQATIDGQPVEIDTFRRANVARFRVDIHDGKAAPVSY, from the coding sequence ATGGACCCGCAGACCGAGGCAAGCACCGACGAAGCCGGTCGCGTGCTCATCAATCATGTGTCGGCGGACCCGGGTTTCGGGGCGCGCCTCCGTGCGGCCCGCGAAGCGCGGGGCTATACCGTCGAGGCCTGCGGTCAGGCGCTTCGCCTGCCGACGCGCCTGATTCGCCAGCTCGAAGCCGGTGAGTACGGCGGCATCGACTATCAGGTGTACCTGGCAGGCTACCTGACCAAGTACGGCCGTTATGTCGGTGTCGACGAGGACGCGATCCAGGTCGAGCTCGCCCGCATGACGCCGCGCCAGCCCGATCTGGTCGTTACTGGCGGCGTGTCGCATTCGCGCTACCTGCTCGAGCGTTACGTGACTGCGGCGACCTATGTCGTGCTGACCGCCGTCATCGTGGTTCCGATGGTATGGCTGGGCGTGCGCGGCACGCTCGACCGCGACATGGCGCGTCTCGCCCCGCTGGATGCCGCCCCGGTGGCCCAGCAGGATGCGCCGGCACCGGCCTCGTCGAGTGCCCTCGTCGCCACGACGGAGAGCAAGCCGGCACCAGCACCCGAGACGCATACCGAGGACCAGCAGCCGCTGCTGGCCTCGATGGCGATGTTCCCGCCCTTGGATCACAGCGCGTCCAAGGCACCCCTGGCGTCGGCGGCAGCGCCTTCGCCGGCGGCAGAAGCGGCCAATGGCGTCGGCGCCCACGGCCTCACGCTCAGCCTGCCGTCGGCCAGCTGGGTCGAGGTCACGGCATCGGACGGCTCGCGCCTGGAATACGGCATCCTGCCGGCCGGCACGCAGAAGTCCTATCGCAGCGACAAGACGCTCGACGTCCGCATCGGCAACGCCGCGGGTGCCCAGGCCACGATCGACGGCCAGCCGGTGGAGATCGACACCTTCCGCCGTGCCAATGTGGCGCGCTTCCGCGTCGATATCCACGACGGCAAGGCGGCACCGGTCTCCTACTGA